Genomic DNA from Edaphobacter lichenicola:
TGATTCTTTTGGACCTTCGACTCAGAGAGCAATCACCGCGAGCACGCCCTACTTCGTACCCTTTTTTCCTGTCGTCTTCAGCGACTTCACCAACTCCTTCCAGTCCAGCTCCGTCTGATTCGCATAAGCCTCCGCAAACGCCCCCACTGCCTCATCAAACCGCGGCGAAGTCCCCACATACCCCGCCACCATCGCGCTATCTCCGGCCCGCGCATGCCCACGCGCCAGAATCTCGCCGCACACACCCGCATACTCCAGCAAACCAGCGGCCTTCAGACCCTGCAGCTGAATCGAAGCCTTGTGATCGTTCAACTGCCTCACCAGATAATCCCTGCCCTCCATCGTCGTCCACCCCAGAAATGGATCCGACTGCAACTGCATCGCACGTTCTCCATTCACCACACGCTGTCCCTGGTGCTGCTTTCCTCTTCGTCCCTTCAAAGCACCAGCGACGTAAGGCGCATACCCGGAGGCCACCTCCTCCTTGATCTGCAGGAACAGAGGATCCTTCATCCCATTTCCCTCCATCAACACCACGTAGTCCCGCAGCCCCACCGACCCGGTCCCCACCACCTTGAACGCCACATCCATCGGCCGGTACTGCGCCAGAAAGTGCCTCCGCTCCCGCTGCAGGCTCTCCGCATACATCGTCAGCGACCCCACCACCTGCTCCGCCTGCGCTCCCGTCACCCGTTTCAGGTTTGGCGGAATCGTCCGAAAGACCCGCTGCGCCCGCTCCGAACTCCCAGCCGAACTCTTCGCCGCATTCTTAGCCGAACTCTTAGCCGCACCCTTCGCCGTCTTGCTCCCCTTCTTCTTCGCTGCCGAAGCCCGCCCTTCCACCTCCGTCAACGTCAACAGCGTATGCATGGGCGTAGCCCGCTCCGCCATCATCAGGATTCCCGCCACCGTCGTCATACTCCCCAGCCGATGCACCTGGTATCTCGCCACCTCCAGCACCGGCATTCGCGAAAACGCATGCATCATCGTCCGGTACCGCTCCAGAAATACCGCTGCCGCCTCCCTGCAACGCACATCCTTGGCCCCGGCCCCACGTCCCGCCAGCACCAGGCTCGTCGCCATCCGCTTCACATCCCACTCAAACGGCGCAACAATCGTCTCGTCAAAATCATTAATGTCGAACACCAACCGCCCATCCGGCCCCGCAAACGCGCCCAGGTTCCTCACATGCGCGTCCCCGCACAGCTGATTGCAGATCCCCGTACTCCCCGTCAGCGACAGGTCATACGCCATCACCGGCAC
This window encodes:
- a CDS encoding DUF2252 domain-containing protein, which codes for MNETQPVSARERYAFGQERRKQVKRQHHKVWTAKQRRESPLKLLEVSTRGRVPALVALKNELMAASPFGYFRGAVPVMAYDLSLTGSTGICNQLCGDAHVRNLGAFAGPDGRLVFDINDFDETIVAPFEWDVKRMATSLVLAGRGAGAKDVRCREAAAVFLERYRTMMHAFSRMPVLEVARYQVHRLGSMTTVAGILMMAERATPMHTLLTLTEVEGRASAAKKKGSKTAKGAAKSSAKNAAKSSAGSSERAQRVFRTIPPNLKRVTGAQAEQVVGSLTMYAESLQRERRHFLAQYRPMDVAFKVVGTGSVGLRDYVVLMEGNGMKDPLFLQIKEEVASGYAPYVAGALKGRRGKQHQGQRVVNGERAMQLQSDPFLGWTTMEGRDYLVRQLNDHKASIQLQGLKAAGLLEYAGVCGEILARGHARAGDSAMVAGYVGTSPRFDEAVGAFAEAYANQTELDWKELVKSLKTTGKKGTK